Within the Beduinella massiliensis genome, the region CGTTGGTTCTCTCGCCGCCGGGCTGTGGCAAGACGACGGTGCTGCGGGACGCGGCGCGCCAGCTTTCGGACATCCGTGGACAGCATGTTTGCGTTGCGGACGAGCGCTCCGAGCTGTGCGGCGCGGTCGACGGCGTGCCGCAGATGCCCGTGGGCGGCCGGACGGACGTGATGGACGGCTGCCCCAAAGCGCAGGCCATGCAGATGCTGCTGCGCGCGATGAGCCCGCAATGGATCGTCACGGACGAGATCGGACGCGAGGAGGACGCGCAGGCGGTGCTGGAGGCGCTGCGCTGCGGCGTTTCGGTGCTTGCGAGCGCTCACGCGGATTCCATCGAAGCGCTGCGCGGGCGGCCCGTGCTGCGGCGGCTGATGGAGGAAGGGGCGTTTTCGGGTTACGTGCTGCTTGCCGACCGGGGACGGATCAAAGCTTGTTTTGACGCAGCAGGCCAAGCGGTCGCGCGTGCGGCGGAGGGGCTTTCATGATGCGGCTGGCGGCACTCGCCGCCGTGGGCGCCTGCGCTGCTGCGGCGGGCGTGGGAGCGGCGCAGGCTGCGCGCACGCGTGCCGACCTGCTGCGAGACCTGCGCGCCGCGCTGCTTCAGATGATGGACGGCATGCTGCTGGGCGCGTTGCCCCTGCCCGCGCTGCTCCGAAGGGCTGCGCGTGGACGTGCGGGCGCGCTGTTTGACATGGCGGGCCGGATCATGGGAGAAGCGCCGGAGCTTGGTTTTCAGGCGGCGCTGACGCGGGCCGAACGGGAGCTGCGCCGGGGGGCGCTGCGCGTGTTGCGTGCGGAAGACCTCGCCGCGCTGAATCCCTGGCTTTCGATGATCGGAGAGGGCGGCATGGAACAGCAGCGGCGCGCGCTGGAGGGAGCGGTTCGCGTCCTTGAAAGGCTGGAACAGGAAGCGCGCGGGCGACTCAAGGACGAGATGCGCCTGTACAGAACGCTGGGACTTACGGGCGGCGCGGCGCTGATCCTGCTGCTCTGGTGATCTGGCTATAAAAGGAGGTTTGCTCGTGAGCGTCGATCTGCTCTTTCAAATCGCCGGCATCGGTATTCTGGTGTCGGTCATCACGCAGGTGCTCAACCGCACAGGCCGCGAGGACATGGCCATGCTGACGTCCGTCGCGGGGCTTGTGGTCGTGCTGCTCATGGTAGTCAACGTCGTGGCGCAGCTCTTCAACAACGTCAAGAGCATCTTTCAGCTCTACTGACCGGGAGGGGCTTTAGATGGAGATCACGCAATGGGTGGGGCTGGGGCTCGCGTCCGCCATCCTCTATGCGGTGCTGAAAGAGGCAAAGCCGGAAGCGGCGGCCGTGTTTTCGCTCGCGGCAGGGGCTTTGCTGATGCTGGGCGTGCTGGGCGGCGTGCAGGAGGTCGCGGGAGCGATGCGCAGTCTTTCCAGCCGCGTCGGGTTGGACGGCGTGTACATTTCCACGCTGCTGCGCGTCATCGGCATCGCCTATCTGGCGCAGTTCGGCGCACAGGCCTGCCGGGATGCGGGCGCTGCAGGCATCGCGGACAAGGTGGAGCTCTGCGGCAAGGTGGCCATCCTCTCCATCGCCGCGCCCATTGTCGTTTCTCTGATGGACGTGGTGACGGGGGTGCTCGCGTGAGGCGCACGGTTCTTTGCCTGCTGCTCGTGCTGTTTTTTTTATCTCCCGCCGTCGGACAGGCTGAAACATTGAGCGAGCAGATGAACGGCGTTCTGAACAGCCTGGACTTTTCCGACCTTGACGAAATCACCGGGTCGATGCTGGAGGGCGCGGACGCCAGATCGATCGTACAGGGCCTTGCAAGCGGTACAGCCTCGCTCAGCGCGGAGGGGCTGCTCGAACGGATCAGAACAGCGTTTTGGCGTTCGCTCAGCGCGCTCTTCGGGCTCATGATGCAAATCCTGTTGCCCGCGGTGCTGTGCGGCGTAGTGACGCAGATGGGCGATTCGTTCTCCTCGGAGAATATCGCGGGGGTCTGCCGTTACGCCTGTTTCCTGTTCGTGCTCATCCCGGTGCTCTCACATCTTGCGCTGAGCGCGGAGACGGTCGGCAAGGCGATTCGCACCATGTCCGACGCCATGCAGGTGATCTTCCCGATGCTGTTGGCGCTGCTGGCGGCGGTGGGTGGCAGCGTTTCCTCCACGGTGCTGCAACCGGCGGTCATCGCGGCGTCGGGCACGATGACGGCGATCGTTCGGGATGTGACGCTGCGTCTGCTGCTGTGTGCGGGCGCGGTAACGGCTATCTGCCACCTTTCCGACCGCATCCATCTCTCGCGCCTGGCCTCCCTCCTGCGAGACGTGGCGAACTGGACGCTGGGTATCTGCTTTACGGTCTTCATCGGGGTCATGGTGGTGCAGGGCGTGAGCAGCGCCGCGGTAGATGGGGTTTCGATCCGTACGGCGAAGTACGCCATCGACAACTTCGTGCCCGTCGTGGGAGGCATGTTCGCGGATACGGTGGATACGCTGGTCGGCTGTTCGCTGCTCATCAAGAACGCGCTGGGCGTGTTCGCACTGATCCTGCTGTGCGGCGTGGTCCTCACGCCGCTTTTGCAGGTGCTGAGCTCGGTGCTCGTGTTCAAGGTCTGTGCCGCGCTGCTGGAACCGATCGCGGACGGGCAGCTCGTGTCGTGCATCGGGGACCTGGCGGACGTGCTCATGTCGCTTTTTTCTGCGCTGCTGTGCGTGAGCGCGATGTTCTTTTTGCTGGTCACGCAGCTGCTCGTCGTCGGGAACATGACGGTCATGCTCAGGTAAGGTAGAAAGGGGACGCTAATGTGGAGGGACTGATCTCGCTCATTACGAGACTTTGCGTGCTCAGCTGCCTGTCGGCGCTCTGTCAGCTTCTTCTGGGGCCGGGAAAATTCAGGGGGCATGTGCGTCTGGTCTGCGGGCTGCTGCTCTTACATATGATGATGACACAGATTTCTCTGCTGCTGAGGGGCGCGCCCCCCGCCGTGACGGACGCCGCATTTGTGACGAACGTGCTTACAGGAGGTGCGCCATGAGGGAGATTTGGGAGAAGCTGCGCGCCGTACGCGGCATCGAATGGCTGTTGGGCATCGGCGCGCTGGCCCTGCTCGCCTTGACGCTGATGGGCCAGGGCACGCCGGCACGGACGAATTCCAGCCTGGAGGAGCGGCTATGCGCGGTGCTGTCCAAGGTACAGGGCGCGGGCAACGTGGACGTCATCATCTACACGGCGCAGGATACCGCCGTGACGGCCGGGGCGTTTGGCGAAAGCACCCAGAGGACGAGCGAACGGCCCAGCGGCGTGGTGGTGGTGGCAGACGGCGCGGGCGATCTCCAGGTGCGCATCGAGCTTGCGCAGGCGGTTAAGACGCTGCTCTCGCTCCCCGCCTCAGCGGTGGAGGTCCTGCAAAGGGATGTCAATCAATAGGAGGGAAAGAAAGTGGAAAAGAAAAAGAGCTTCTGGGACAAAAAGACGGCGATGCTGCTGACGCTGCTGGGCCTGCTGGTGGTATCCGGGTACGTCAACTATCGCCTGGGTCTTGCACCCGACGCGCGCATCAGCGGCGAGGTACCGGTGGTGCGCATCGAGGGCGCTCGGCCCACCCCTAGCCCCACCCCTGCGCCGACCGGCGAAAAGGACACGTTCTCCGCGTATCAGCAGGACCGCGCCACGACGCGCGCTCAGGAGATCAGCATGCTTGACGCGATCATCGCGGACGGGAGCGCGGCCAAGGACACCGTGGCGCAGGCGCAGGCGCAAAAGCTCGCGCTGGTTGGATGCATGGAAAAGGAGACGAGCCTGGAAAGCATTCTCAAGGCAAAGGGATTTGAAAACGTGCTGGTGTCGGCAAAGCCGGGAAGCGTGACGGTCGTGGTCGGCGGCGGCGCGCTCAGCGACGCGCAGGCCGTACAGATTTTGGATGCCGCCACACGTGAAACAGAGGAAGAGGCCGAAAACATCAAAATAATCCAGACAAAATGAACGAGAGATTTGTCAATCAGACAAAAATCTGTTATACTAGAGTATATCCTCAAGGAGGTGTAGAGACATGAGTGAAAATCTGCCTGTAAATGTTGATGATACGAATGCAAAGGGTACCATAACCTACGCCAGCGAGGTCATCGCCACCATCGTGGGCGTCGCGACGACCGAGGTAGAGGGCGTTGCCGGCATGTCCGGTCCATCCGCGATCACGGGCATCCTCAGCGGCAAGTCGAAGTCCTCCCTGCTTCGCGGCGTCAAGGTGGAGGTCGGGGCGGAAGAAGTTACGGTGGACGTGTCGATCATCGTGGATTACGGCATGCCCATTCAGGTGGTCGGCCTGAACGTGCAGGAAAATATCCGCAAGTCCGTCGAATCGATGACGGGGCTTCACGTCATCAGCGTAGACGTACACGTGATGGGCGTCAGCTTTGAAAAGGAAAACAAGGAATTGCAGCAAAGCCAGGAGATGGCGCGGCTGCAGGCGCAGGTCGAGGCCAAGGTGGCCGAGGAAACCTCCGCGCCCGACGAAAAGCAGGGAGAAGGCGATGATCCCACGGAGGATCAGGCGCAGGAATGATCACCGCTGGCGGCTGAACGGAGGACAAAAAGATGAAACATCCTATCTGGGATCGTCTGCTGATCGTCGTTTGCGTGCTGGGGCTTCTGTGCGCTGCGGCGGGCCTAGGAGCGGTCGGCGCAAAGGCCGTTTCGCCGGCCTTCTTTGAAGGCCTCGTTTCCACCCTGCAAAACGGAACGTGGAACCGGCTGCTTACGTTCGCGCTGGCGGCGCTCGTCGCCGTCTTTGCGTTGCTGCTGCTGGCGGTCGTATTCCCCGGCGGACGCAGGCAAAAGCGCAGTTTTGCTATTCAGAAGAACGAAAACGGAACGGTGAAAATCTCCGTTAAGGCGCTGGAAGGGCTCGTCGCCAAGTGCCTGACGCAGCATCCGGAGCTCAAGATCGTCTCTTCGCAGCTTTCCAGCGACGGAGATGCGGTGCAGGTCAACGTGCACGTGACGCTGGCGGCGGACATCAGCATTCCGCTCGCGGTAGCGGCGCTGCAAAAGCAGATCAAGCAATACCTGGAGGCCTGTTCCGGCGTGGACGTGCGCGAGGTACGTGTCATCGTGGACAGCACGACGGACGCTACGGAGGCCGGTGGGTCTCCCTATGCGATTCCCGCGCGGCTGCAGACTTCGCACGCGTTTGCGCGTACGAGCGAGCCTTTGCCCGAACCGCTGCCGAAGATAGACGTGCCGCCGGAAAACCGTCCGGCGCTCGCGGTCGATGTGAAGGATATGGATGCGGAAGCGTCGGTTGAAATTGCGCCAGAGACGGTCGAGGAAACGCATAGCGATATCAAGATGCCGGAAGAGGATAAGGACATGCCCTGCGGCGAGGCGGAAGACGGCGAAGGCCGTGAAGACGACGAGCAGCAGGCCGAGTGAGGGATGACCTGTGGAAAAATTCAAGCAAATCCTTTCTCAGATTTTTGAACCCGGGACGCCCGCCTCCGTCATCGCGTACGGGTTGGTGGGCGTTCTGGTGGCTGTACTCTTTTTGCTCATCGGCTTCTGGCGCACGCTGCTGATCTGCGTGTGTTTTGCGGTGGGCGCATTCTTGGGCGGTGTGAAGGACAAGCGTGCCTTTATCGGGCGCATCATGGATCTCTTTCATCGCGACGAGAAGTAAACGACAGGCGGCCGGTTTTGCCGGCTCGGAAATACAATTTGGATCGGAGAAGAAGACATGGCGCGATCTGCGGCCCGCGAGGCGGCGATGCAACTGATTTACGAGCACATGATGGGCGGTTCGGGCGATGAAACGCTCGGCGGCATGATCGAATTTGTGCCCGATAAGGACGACGCGAAGTACATTCAGGCGGCGACTGAGGGCGTCTTTGGGGCGCTGCACGTCGTCGATCACAAAATAGCGGCATTTTTGCAGGACTGGTCGATGGAGCGCATCGCGCGCGTCGATCTGGCGATTCTGCGCTTGGCCGCGTATGAATTGCTGTACATGGACGACATCCCTGCGGCAGTGACGATCAACGAGGCGGTGGAGCTTTCCAGGCGCTTTTCGACCGAACAGTCGGGCGCGTTCATCAATGGCGTGCTGGGCAACCTGAACCGGCAGTTGGAGAGCGAAAAGTGAAGGCGGTCGTCGGGTTCGATACGAGCTGCTACACCACATCTGTAGCGGCTGTGTCAATCGAAGGAGAAATCCTGTCCTCGCGCCGTCGCTTGCTGCGCGTAGCGCAGGGTGAACGCGGCCTTCAGCAATCAGAAGGCCTTTTTCAGCACGTATCGGCGTTGCCAGGGCTTCTGCAGGAGGCGATGCGCGACATTGCGGGCTGCGAAGTGGCTGCGGTTTGCGCGAGCGTTCGTCCAAGGCCGGTG harbors:
- the spoIIIAA gene encoding stage III sporulation protein AA codes for the protein MGDWREDLLRYLPSAVRRRIQELSALQACALLELRVRAEQRVEWVTDEESTLLEWRPSAAEVQSLLAALCEHSLYARQDELCQGFLTVRGGHRIGVCGRVAVQEGRITGLHSVGSLCVRIARPVPGAADALMPRLFDEEGHPKSTLVLSPPGCGKTTVLRDAARQLSDIRGQHVCVADERSELCGAVDGVPQMPVGGRTDVMDGCPKAQAMQMLLRAMSPQWIVTDEIGREEDAQAVLEALRCGVSVLASAHADSIEALRGRPVLRRLMEEGAFSGYVLLADRGRIKACFDAAGQAVARAAEGLS
- the spoIIIAC gene encoding stage III sporulation protein AC, whose product is MSVDLLFQIAGIGILVSVITQVLNRTGREDMAMLTSVAGLVVVLLMVVNVVAQLFNNVKSIFQLY
- the spoIIIAD gene encoding stage III sporulation protein AD; amino-acid sequence: MEITQWVGLGLASAILYAVLKEAKPEAAAVFSLAAGALLMLGVLGGVQEVAGAMRSLSSRVGLDGVYISTLLRVIGIAYLAQFGAQACRDAGAAGIADKVELCGKVAILSIAAPIVVSLMDVVTGVLA
- the spoIIIAE gene encoding stage III sporulation protein AE — protein: MRRTVLCLLLVLFFLSPAVGQAETLSEQMNGVLNSLDFSDLDEITGSMLEGADARSIVQGLASGTASLSAEGLLERIRTAFWRSLSALFGLMMQILLPAVLCGVVTQMGDSFSSENIAGVCRYACFLFVLIPVLSHLALSAETVGKAIRTMSDAMQVIFPMLLALLAAVGGSVSSTVLQPAVIAASGTMTAIVRDVTLRLLLCAGAVTAICHLSDRIHLSRLASLLRDVANWTLGICFTVFIGVMVVQGVSSAAVDGVSIRTAKYAIDNFVPVVGGMFADTVDTLVGCSLLIKNALGVFALILLCGVVLTPLLQVLSSVLVFKVCAALLEPIADGQLVSCIGDLADVLMSLFSALLCVSAMFFLLVTQLLVVGNMTVMLR
- a CDS encoding SpoIIIAH-like family protein, producing MEKKKSFWDKKTAMLLTLLGLLVVSGYVNYRLGLAPDARISGEVPVVRIEGARPTPSPTPAPTGEKDTFSAYQQDRATTRAQEISMLDAIIADGSAAKDTVAQAQAQKLALVGCMEKETSLESILKAKGFENVLVSAKPGSVTVVVGGGALSDAQAVQILDAATRETEEEAENIKIIQTK
- a CDS encoding Asp23/Gls24 family envelope stress response protein encodes the protein MSENLPVNVDDTNAKGTITYASEVIATIVGVATTEVEGVAGMSGPSAITGILSGKSKSSLLRGVKVEVGAEEVTVDVSIIVDYGMPIQVVGLNVQENIRKSVESMTGLHVISVDVHVMGVSFEKENKELQQSQEMARLQAQVEAKVAEETSAPDEKQGEGDDPTEDQAQE
- the amaP gene encoding alkaline shock response membrane anchor protein AmaP; its protein translation is MKHPIWDRLLIVVCVLGLLCAAAGLGAVGAKAVSPAFFEGLVSTLQNGTWNRLLTFALAALVAVFALLLLAVVFPGGRRQKRSFAIQKNENGTVKISVKALEGLVAKCLTQHPELKIVSSQLSSDGDAVQVNVHVTLAADISIPLAVAALQKQIKQYLEACSGVDVREVRVIVDSTTDATEAGGSPYAIPARLQTSHAFARTSEPLPEPLPKIDVPPENRPALAVDVKDMDAEASVEIAPETVEETHSDIKMPEEDKDMPCGEAEDGEGREDDEQQAE
- a CDS encoding DUF2273 domain-containing protein — its product is MEKFKQILSQIFEPGTPASVIAYGLVGVLVAVLFLLIGFWRTLLICVCFAVGAFLGGVKDKRAFIGRIMDLFHRDEK
- the nusB gene encoding transcription antitermination factor NusB: MARSAAREAAMQLIYEHMMGGSGDETLGGMIEFVPDKDDAKYIQAATEGVFGALHVVDHKIAAFLQDWSMERIARVDLAILRLAAYELLYMDDIPAAVTINEAVELSRRFSTEQSGAFINGVLGNLNRQLESEK